The following are encoded together in the Phocoena sinus isolate mPhoSin1 chromosome 11, mPhoSin1.pri, whole genome shotgun sequence genome:
- the LOC116762132 gene encoding 5-beta-cholestane-3-alpha,7-alpha-diol 12-alpha-hydroxylase has translation MVVWGLVLGALMVATVGYLCLQELLRQQRPREPPLDKGSMPWLGHAIAFRKNMFEFLKHMRAKHGDIFTVLLGGQYFTFVMDPLSFGPILKDTQRRLDFVEYAENLVLKVFGYRSVQGDYHMIHSASTKHLMGDGLEELNKAMLDSLSLVMLGPTGPSLDASSWREDGLFHFCYNILFKAGYLSLFGYTKDKEQDLLQAEELFVQFRKFDRLFPRFVYSLLGPREWLEVGRLQRLFHKTLSVEHNMEKYGISNWITYMLQFLREQGVAPAMQDKFNFMMLWASQGNTGPTSFWALLFLLKHPEAMRAVREEAAQVLGEAGLEAKQSFNFNVGALHRMPVLDSVMEETLRLRAAPTLLRVVNGDHSLKMASGQEYLLRNGDVLALFPYLSVHMDPDIHSEPTTFKYDRFLTPSGSRKVDFYKAGKKIHHYTMPWGSGVSICPGRFLALNEMKLFVLLMVTHFDLELVDPDTPVPPVDPQRWGFGTTQPSHEVRFRYRLRPWSELCPGGRKPG, from the coding sequence ATGGTGGTCTGGGGTCTGGTGCTGGGAGCTCTGATGGTGGCCACTGTGGGGTACCTGTGCCTGCAGGAGCTGCTCCGGCAACAGAGACCCAGGGAGCCCCCTCTGGATAAGGGCTCCATGCCCTGGCTGGGCCATGCTATAGCTTTCCGGAAGAATATGTTTGAATTTCTGAAGCACATGCGGGCTAAACACGGGGACATATTCACGGTGCTGCTAGGGGGCCAGTACTTCACCTTTGTCATGGACCCTCTCTCCTTTGGCCCCATCCTCAAGGATACGCAGAGAAGACTAGACTTCGTGGAGTATGCGGAAAACCTGGTGCTAAAGGTATTTGGATACCGCTCCGTGCAGGGAGACTACCACATGATACACTCAGCCAGCACCAAGCACCTCATGGGGGATGGCTTGGAGGAGCTCAACAAAGCCATGCTGGACAGCCTGTCCTTGGTTATGCTGGGGCCCACGGGCCCCAGTCTGGATGCAAGTAGCTGGCGTGAGGATGGCCTCTTTCACTTCTGCTACAACATCTTGTTCAAGGCCGGCTACCTGAGCTTGTTCGGCTACACAAAGGACAAGGAACAGGACCTGCTACAGGCAGAGGAATTATTCGTGCAGTTCCGCAAGTTCGACCGCCTGTTCCCCAGGTTTGTCTACTCCCTACTGGGACCCCGGGAGTGGCTGGAAGTGGGCCGGCTCCAGCGTCTCTTCCATAAGACGCTCTCTGTGGAACACAACATGGAGAAGTATGGCATAAGCAACTGGATCACCTATATGCTTCAGTTTCTGAGGGAGCAGGGAGTCGCCCCGGCCATGCAGGACAAGTTCAACTTCATGATGCTCTGGGCCTCCCAGGGTAACACAGGGCCTACCTCTTTCTGGGCCCTCCTGTTCCTCCTGAAGCATCCAGAAGCCATGCGGGCTGTGAGGGAGGAGGCCGCCCAGGTCCTGGGAGAGGCCGGGCTGGAGGCCAAGCAGTCCTTCAACTTTAATGTCGGTGCCCTGCACCGCATGCCGGTGCTGGACAGTGTGATGGAGGAGACGCTGCGGCTGAGGGCCGCACCGACCCTCCTCAGGGTGGTGAACGGTGACCACAGCCTGAAGATGGCCAGTGGGCAGGAGTACCTGCTCCGCAACGGAGACGTCCTGGCCCTCTTCCCTTATCTCTCAGTGCACATGGACCCCGACATCCACTCAGAGCCCACCACCTTCAAGTACGATCGCTTCCTCACCCCCAGCGGCAGCCGAAAAGTCGACTTCTACAAGGCAGGCAAGAAGATCCACCACTACACCATGCCATGGGGCTCGGGTGTCTCCATCTGCCCTGGGAGGTTCTTGGCCCTCAACGAGATGAAGCTCTTTGTCCTGCTCATGGTCACACACTTTGACCTGGAGCTGGTGGACCCTGACACGCCTGTGCCACCCGTGGACCCCCAGCGCTGGGGCTTTGGCACCACACAGCCCAGCCACGAGGTGCGATTCCGCTACCGCCTGCGCCCGTGGAGTGAGCTCTGCCCAGGTGGCCGCAAGCCTGGCTAG